Part of the Bacteroidota bacterium genome is shown below.
AGCGGTGGCATTGCACCGGGAAACGCACCCACAAAAACAGCGATCGAGTTCACGCGTTTCAAAGGCGTGTACACGAAGGCATATAGCAACAATGCAATCACGCCGAGCAGCGCTGGAACAAGTCCTTCGAATACCAAGCCCAACAATGTAATTCCGGCAGAACCGCAAACCAAGGCAAAAATCACCCCTTCGAGTGGTGAAATTACCTTTTTGGCCATCGGACGGTTTTGTGTGCGGGTCATCAAACGATCATACTCGGCCTCAATGACTTGGTTGAGCGTGTTGGAGGCGCCCGTGATTAAAAAACCACCCAAGCCGAGCGCAAGCACTGTCCAGAGATTAATCCCCACAACATTGGGGGCCATCATGTAGCCGAAAATCGCTGAGAAAACTACAAGCAAAGTAAGCCTGGGCTTTACCAATTGCACGTAAGCCTTCACGCGGGCCGGAAATCCCGTCCTAGCACTTTCCGTTAATGTAGCGTTGCTACTCTGCATCTATCTTTGCTCCCAAAAGGAGTTATCAAAACCAAAATCTTCAATCCAACAATCAATCCAACTCGCCTTCAATTTCATCCGTTGTCTCGCGACTTTCCGACGAGGTGAATCCATATTGCAAATTCAGCTGCAAAGATCAAGTTGGCAAACAACATGTGCAAAGGTTGCACGGCTGCAGGCAAGTCAAAATTTGCAAGTACCAACCCGAATACAATTTCGGCAGCAATTGCGACGATCAACCCGATGGAGAGTCTTTTCATCATCGGATGGCTGCTGAAATGATTCAACACACTTCGAATCCAAACAGCAACCAAACCCGCCATGACTAACCAACCAATCTTATGAATCGAATAGCTCAACGAACCTTGCAACCATTCTGAACGTTGGGACATTCCCACCTGCTGTGCGACGATGTCCACGGACTCACGCACTTTGGTACCAATCAGGATTTGGAAAACCGTCATAACAATGACTGCCAATCCAAGCCAAACGAGTTGCTTTGGAACCTTCTTGACTTCCGTTGCTTCAGGATAAATCCTTCTGCCGACGAGATAATTGGCGAGAATCAACAAGGCAACGATCACCATTGCAACCAGAAGGTGAATGGTTACCATCCCTCCTTCCAAATTCTTGTCGACCACCAACTTTCCGAGCCAAGCTTCGAAACCGGTCAGCAACATCGCCACAAAACTCAGAAGGAACACACGTTTGTCCTTGCGCACAAAGCTCAACGACAAAACCGCGGTCAGAAACATCAACAACCCAATGGTAGCACCGACGAGTCTGTTGACATATTCAATCCAAGTCTGAAAGGCGTTAAACGTCTTCGATTCAAATTGCGGATGACTTTCAAAAAACGACTGTGGAATTTCATCCACTTGGGTTGGTGGCACAAAAAGTCCGAAACATTTGGGCCAGTCGGGACATCCCATCCCTGAACCAGTGCTACGCACAATTCCGCCAACCAGTATCAAAAACAAAACAGCACCAACCGAAATCGTTGCAATACGTCTGTACCAAAGTTCGAGCGGTGCTGTCTTGTTATCTTTCACCATCTCAAAGATCAATGCGCCACCGTTTCACGGGAAGGTGTCGTCGTTGGATCCGGCGCGCCTTCAAACCATTCTGGATCATTGTCCGGAATATGCATGGGCAAATAATCGTGCTTCAATCCTGGGCGTGAGTAATCGTATGGCCAACGATAGACCGTTGGAATTTCGCCAGGCCAGTTTCCGTGACCAGGATGGATTGGCGTCGTCCACTCTAGGGTATTGCTACCCCAAGGATTCATCGGCGCTTCTTTGCCACGACGGATACTTACAAACAAGTTGTAAATGAAGATGAATTGTGCAAAAACTCCAATGATCGCGGAAATCGTAATAAACTGACTCAAATCCATATAGGCTTCAATGCCTGTAAACTGGAAAGTTGAATACGTGTAATAACGACGTGGAACACCGCCCATACCGATGAAGTGCATCGGATAAAACACAAGATACAACGAGAGAAAAGTGAACCAAAAGTGTAGCGTTCCTAATTTAGGATCCATCATTTTACCAAACATTTTTGGAAACCAATGATAAATCCCAGCGAAAAATCCAAACGCTGCGGCAGAACCCATCACCATATGAAAGTGGGCTACAACGAAGTAAGTATCATGCAAAGGAATATCAATTGCAGCATTTCCTAGGAAAATACCTGTTACACCACCGGAGATGAACATCGAGACCAATCCGATCGAGAACAGCATTGCAGGCGAGAACTTCAAGTCACCTTGCCAAAGTGTAGTGATGTAGTTAAATGCCTTTACCGCTGATGGAACAGCGATGATCAGCGTTAGCAACATAAATACAGTTCCTAACCAAGGGTTCATGCCCGTTACATACATGTGGTGTGCCCACACAACAAAGGACAAAATACCAATTGCCAACATGGATCCAACCATCGCGCGGTAACCAAAAATCGGCTTACGCGACATCGTCGAAATGATCTCAGAGGTGATCCCCAAGGCAGGCAACAAAACGATGTACACCTCAGGGTGGCCCAAGAACCAAAACAAGTGTTGGAAGAGCACTGGAGAACCGCCTTCATTCGGTAGAGCCTCTCCTCCGATGTAGATGTCACTCAAGAAAAAGCTCGTTCCGAAATTCCGATCCATCAACAACAACAAAGCCGCTGCAAACAAAACGGGGAATGAAAGCGTGCCCAAGATCGCTGTTATCATAAAAGCCCAGCAGGTCAGCGGCAGTCTTGTCATCGACAAACCCTTGGTGCGCAGGTTAATGATCGTTGTGATATAATTGATTGATCCAAGTAGTGAGGATACAATGAAGAATGCCATACTCACCAAGAACATGTCCATGCCTAATCCCGAACCTGGATTAGCTGCTGGTAATGCACTCAACGGAGGATAGATCGTCCATCCACCACCTGCAGGTCCGTTGGTCACAAAAATGGAACCCAACATGATAACCGACGAAAGGAAGAAGAACCAGTAGCTCAACATGTTCATGAACCCGGAGGCCATGTCTCTTGCGCCAACCTGAAGCGGAATCAAAAAGTTGGAGAATGTGCCACTCAACCCTGCAGTGAGTACGAAAAACACCATGATCGTTCCGTGCATCGTAACGAGGGCGAGGTAGAAGTTCGGATCCAACTTACCGCCTTCGCCCCACTTGCCAATGATCGACTCAAGCCAAGGCATTTCTGCGTCGGGCCAAGCGAGCTGTAACCTGAAGATCAGGGACATAAACAGACCAACCATTGCCATGAATATGCCCGTGAACATAAACTGCTTAGCAATCGTCTTGTGGTCTTGGCTAAAGACATACTTGGTAATAAAGGTCTGCTTGTGATGCTCGTGCTCATGATCGTGATCATGACCGTGTGCCTCTTCGTGACCTCTGTCTAATGTAATTGCGTGATCTGCCATAACCGCTATTAATATCGCTATCGCTGACTTCTAATGTTATTATTTGAGAATTCCTACGTTGCCGTCCTGCACGACACCTTCCTTCAACCCTGCAACTGGAGATTCAACATCCAATTTGGGAGCTTCCGTTCCAGGAACATATAGTGTGGTTTTACTTGCCTTGGCGACCCAAGCTTGGTAGGCTTCAGGTTCAAGGACGACGACAACCTTCCGCATGGAATAGTGGCCACGACCGCAAACCTCCGCACAGGCAAGTTCGAAATCGAACTTATCAGCCTTGTGAATGGTATCAGTTACTGATACATCCATTGTAGCAATAGTACCATCGCTCAATTTCTCACCCTTTTTGATCGTGGTTGAAACGACCGTATCCACTTGGCTCCAGTAAGGATTGCCCATCAAGAAATCACGGTATTCCTCTG
Proteins encoded:
- the cyoE gene encoding protoheme IX farnesyltransferase, producing MQSSNATLTESARTGFPARVKAYVQLVKPRLTLLVVFSAIFGYMMAPNVVGINLWTVLALGLGGFLITGASNTLNQVIEAEYDRLMTRTQNRPMAKKVISPLEGVIFALVCGSAGITLLGLVFEGLVPALLGVIALLLYAFVYTPLKRVNSIAVFVGAFPGAMPPLIGWAAATGTLSTEALVLFLMQFLWQFPHFWAIAWVLEDDYKKAGFKMLPSNAGRSGFTASIILVYTLLLVPVVILPLAVGMSGWITTVVLGLAGAGFSIQAFILLQTRTIKSASRLMFGSFIYLPIVQIAMLIDKF
- a CDS encoding COX15/CtaA family protein, which translates into the protein MKDNKTAPLELWYRRIATISVGAVLFLILVGGIVRSTGSGMGCPDWPKCFGLFVPPTQVDEIPQSFFESHPQFESKTFNAFQTWIEYVNRLVGATIGLLMFLTAVLSLSFVRKDKRVFLLSFVAMLLTGFEAWLGKLVVDKNLEGGMVTIHLLVAMVIVALLILANYLVGRRIYPEATEVKKVPKQLVWLGLAVIVMTVFQILIGTKVRESVDIVAQQVGMSQRSEWLQGSLSYSIHKIGWLVMAGLVAVWIRSVLNHFSSHPMMKRLSIGLIVAIAAEIVFGLVLANFDLPAAVQPLHMLFANLIFAAEFAIWIHLVGKSRDNG
- a CDS encoding cbb3-type cytochrome c oxidase subunit I, producing MADHAITLDRGHEEAHGHDHDHEHEHHKQTFITKYVFSQDHKTIAKQFMFTGIFMAMVGLFMSLIFRLQLAWPDAEMPWLESIIGKWGEGGKLDPNFYLALVTMHGTIMVFFVLTAGLSGTFSNFLIPLQVGARDMASGFMNMLSYWFFFLSSVIMLGSIFVTNGPAGGGWTIYPPLSALPAANPGSGLGMDMFLVSMAFFIVSSLLGSINYITTIINLRTKGLSMTRLPLTCWAFMITAILGTLSFPVLFAAALLLLMDRNFGTSFFLSDIYIGGEALPNEGGSPVLFQHLFWFLGHPEVYIVLLPALGITSEIISTMSRKPIFGYRAMVGSMLAIGILSFVVWAHHMYVTGMNPWLGTVFMLLTLIIAVPSAVKAFNYITTLWQGDLKFSPAMLFSIGLVSMFISGGVTGIFLGNAAIDIPLHDTYFVVAHFHMVMGSAAAFGFFAGIYHWFPKMFGKMMDPKLGTLHFWFTFLSLYLVFYPMHFIGMGGVPRRYYTYSTFQFTGIEAYMDLSQFITISAIIGVFAQFIFIYNLFVSIRRGKEAPMNPWGSNTLEWTTPIHPGHGNWPGEIPTVYRWPYDYSRPGLKHDYLPMHIPDNDPEWFEGAPDPTTTPSRETVAH